The genomic stretch tgaaaaattgGTAGCACTTGTTATTGTATCGTACAAACAACGCCCCTactttgagtcccacaccatacatgtcgtgaccaattaCCCATTGAAATCTGTAATGAGAAAGCCTGAGCTGTCAGGAAGAATGTCAAAGTGGTCCATACATCTTAGTGGATACGACATTAGGTATGATCCAAGAACAACAATAAAGTCTCAGGCACTGGCagacttcgtgtcagacttcagcccagctatCCAGAATCTGGCAGACGAGGAGATCCTAACCCTCAAAGGAAACAAGGAAGCataagtctggcagatgcacatcgatggagcctccaaccaaagggggcaggtgtagggataatcctgcgatcaccacagggagacctgatagcacaagcaaTAAGATGTGAATTTAAAGCAACTAACAACGAAACTGAATACGAAGCCCTAATATTTGGAATGTAGCTAGCCCTGGAGTTGGGAGTCAGGAACCTATagatatccagtgactctctactaATAGTAAACCATGTGAATGATAAATTCATAGTCGGGGACTCAAAGATGATCGCCTActtaaaagtagcaaaggagctGAAACAAAGATTCAAGGATTATAAGCTTAAGCAGATCCCAGAGACAAGAATGTGGAGGCAGATGCCCTAGCAACTAtgggggcaaccttcaagccAACTGAGCTGGCTAACATCCCCATCGCGCACATGTTGGAACCTTCTATCCAAAAACTAGAAGAGGCGGACAGAAGGGAACTGGAAGATCAGTGAGATGGGGCAGTAGTTCTACCAACTACAGATGGCCAGACAGTTGTCCAGCCGGATAATCAGCCAGATGGCCAACCAGACGATCAGCCAAACGGTCAGGCAGATGACTGGGACTGGTGGTCACCATACCTAGAATGGTTGAGGCACGACAAGCTGCCAGATAACAAGAAGGAGATAAGGGGTTTTAAAATGAAAGCCTACAGATTCGTACTAATTGACGACGTACTTTTCAGGAAGTCGCTGGCAggaccctacttacggtgcctggataggcaagaagcacagactgtgttgcatgccctccacagtggcgaatgtggaaaccatgcagggggcaggagtctgtcaaacaaagcCCTCAGACAAGGCTATTTCTGGCCCAGAATGAGGGCAGATTCGGCAGAATATGCCCGAAAGTGTGACGCCTTCCAGCGCTCAgcgccaatgatccatcagccagtaGAGCCCCTGCATcccatcatttctccctggccattcatgacgtGGGGAATGGATATAGTGGGTCCTCTGCCTAGAGCCACAGGAAATAGaatatggatgctagcaatgatcgactatttctccaaatggatagaagcagaagcGTTCACAGAGGTAaaagacaaacaggtcatctcttTTATCAAATGTAACATCAtatgcaggtttggtatcccgtcAGAAATTATgtgtgacaatggatcacaattCATGTCTAACGACGCGGAAGGATACTATGCTAGATGGAACATCTCTCtgaaaaagtcagcacccaggactccaaagtccaacgggcaagctgaatccaaTAATAAGATCATCATGGATAACTTAAGAAAGAGGTTACAGGAGTTatgaggaaagtgggcagatgaattgccactagtgctatggtcagacagaacaacACCAAAGACGACGACATGAcagacacccttcagcctggtgtttggcgcagaagcagtaattccatcagaggttctagttccaactcacaggtatggatgtctgacaggggaactgaacagtgCAGAGATAATCAGAAGCCTGGACACGATAGACGAGCTGCAAGCAAGCGCAAAgatacgtctggctgcctacaaacagtcagtcgCCATAAGTTATAACAAGAGCGTAAAAGTCAGGCTcatggaggtaggagacctggttctccgtaaAGTGTTCCAAAACACAAAGAATCGtaaggcaggcaaattcgcctacaaatgggaagggccataccaggtagaaggcgtTGTTGGCCATGGGGCGTACAGATTAATGaccatggacggtcaaatcatacacaaaccatggaacatacttcacctgaagaggtatcacttttgaTAATAAGTAGAGTTTAGTGTACAGAGTAGTGTATTaagaaaagccaaaaaaaaaacggtagtaggcatactaccaattttgtgttgttttcttttcttttatgtcTTTAAAACTTTGAAAGCTACTATTGAAGTTGTGTGGTCTGTAAGCTttctgggaccacaattgctctggcatCCCATGAGACGgcatcaggtacttcacatcgctcTGGTAGAATttcctattttcaggcttctctaaataCATCATTTTGGACTCTAATATCTATGGTACATTGAAAATGTAGTTatcaggactgtcaactgcaaacgcggggtgacaaggcacatggcactccaacatgcctaacctaaatttctccattaggagcaccctcaccaggcggcctgtggaacatacgaaagggagcctggctgacAGCTTAAAGCTCATCCAGCTACCctggataccaccccctggaTGTAGCTCGTAATACCGAGTACTCGACGCAATCAAttagggccccagcatgcatgcacacacaCATAGAGCGCAGGGATCTttgagctaccagaatcctgcaacgtCCCATTGGttctagaatgacgataaacttgcctaaggtacgcccatgttggctttaaatatgatgaacacaccttgcgtcatgaacaaggttaagtagtcagaaTGCGGCATACACCTAAATCAGTCATTggactgacacgacagctagctgagtctaaatcagcctcctcaggctgacacgactgggCTAAATGAGCCTTGAAAGTTGACACGGCCACCTCACCCAAAGTGCgacatacgcctaaatcagtcattagactgacacggcagctagctgagtctaaatcagtcttttcaggctgacacgactagcctaaatcagccagcaggctgacacgacagcttCCTAAGCTAATTGCGTAAACAAAAATACACAAGATATGACGACAATAAAACTTGCCAAACTAaggcaaggggcatttcaaaatttGGCCAAAGCACACACCCAAGTTCAGCTAACCGTCACCACGACGGACAAACAGAGAAAATGTTTAAAAATTTTACAAGTCTGCACCACACAGGGTCAGACTGCCATtcaaaaaacaaaatataaaattttaaCTAGAGGCCAGATCAATGACCTCCCTTTCTGGTACCTCATCTGCTTCCTCCTGCTGACCTCCCATTTTAGGTATAGGACCAGCTTGCACGCCTTTGGCAACAACTGCCTTCTGAGCTCCCTCAGCAACAATAGCCTCCTGGAATGAGCTGGTACCCTCAGCTCCTGTCTGCTCCACCAGCACAGGAGAGTTCACCTCGCTAACCTCAGGCATCAGCACGCTCAAGTCCGGCTGAACGGGGTACAGGGTCTCCAGCTGCCACCACTCATACCACCACCACTCCGACCACCACAACTCTAATCACCACCCAACTCCGCACATCTCTCCTCCTCTCCCCCCTCCTTTTCCCTTTCCCCTTTCTTCCCCtttcccctttcttcttttctccctcCGCCcctgccgccgccgccgccgctcCTGCCGTGCTCCTCCCTCCCCTTACCTCCTTGTCTCACTTAATTAATACAagttttgtttaatttattttattattttgattaattagggttgttttatggttattattttgattaattatgattagtttagGATGCTTAGAATAATTTAGGatatttagtttaattaagtttaggattatgGCCTCCTCAATAGATTGCAGGTTGAAGGCTCGTCAAGTGCAACATGCATTCCACTAATCTTTCCCCGTCAGGTAGCATAAGCAACGATGTTGGTGGcaagggagatcagctcactTATCTTCTCGTTAGAGCGCTTGAGGGAATCAGAAAAAGTACTGCACACCTCTTGAGTGCGCGCCGGCTGGTTAGCTCCCTCCTTCAATTTCTTTTTGGCACCAGCAAGTTCAGCTTTCAGCTCCACCACACGTCCCCTCAAGTCAGAGCGCTGCTGCTCCAGATCAGCAATAGTCCAGTCAGTTCCTGATTCTTCGCATTGGTAGCACGACTGGTGGTCTGTATTacattgatcatcttcctattgtaaATAGCTGACTGGAATGCCTGAAAGCATAAAAGGAAGAATTAGCAGGTTAGACATAAATAACTCAGAACAGGTAGTAGAGGAAGAACACTCACCATGAAGGAATTGTGCACACCATTCTCAGCCATCTCTTCTGGGGAGAATTCTGAGAAAGCCTCCACCAACGACGGGAAGAGGATCTGGTCGATCTCAGGCAAGTATGACACCTTTTCTACGTCCCCGAAGCCATCAGGGAAGTGGGCAATGATGCCGCCACTGGCGGCGGCAGCAGCGGGACTAGCAGGTGGAGTAGGAGGATGACGGGACAATGGGGGAATCTCCAGAGGTTCAGGGCGAACAGTGCTGGAGCGGGCATGAGGAGTCTGAAAGGAAGCGGCAGGGGAACTTCTCTTGGAGGCAGAAGCTATATCAGGGCTCGCGGCAGCCCTCTTTATTTTAGCACTCTAGAAGATAGCCTCCAGAGGGACAACTTTTgagcctacaagcagccataccTCAGGTGTCAGAGATACCAGGTAATCAGCAAGATATCAGGCAAACAGAGATAGCCAGGATAACGGTGCAAAATCACATACCGGAAGACATGCTGTGGGCTGACTGCGGTGGGTTGGAAGAGGAGGCAGGTGAGAAACCAGGGAGCATATCGGGCGTcaggaaagctacttactcgaagttatgaccTAGTCTTCAAAGATATAATCAGCAGGCGGCTGAATGAAGGCCTTCCTCATATAGAAGAAATCCTCAAACCATTTTTTGTCCCTAGATTTTGACACATGCCTGAAAGGAGTCTCGCCGGAACCTCGAAAAGAAAATTGGCCTCTTCCCAGCGACCGGATCTCGTACATGTGGGCCAGCTCACCCAGAGAGATGGAGCTGCTGGTGTTCTGACTAGCAGACAAGGAGTAGAGGAGTACCCTCCAGATGTTGGCAgagatttgtgccatggcaaagtTATTGGTCCGGAGGAAGTCTTGCATAAGTTTGGGAAAGGGGAAGCAAAGACCGTATCTAAATGGATAAAGGTAAAAGCAGACCCATCCTAGCTGGACGAAGTCCGCCTTTTGGCCCGGCTCAGGGATAGCAATATCAACCCCGTCGCCGAGACCAAGCAGTTCCTTAATCAAAGGAATGTCGGCGGTGGTAAGGGAGGAGTTACAGTCGTGGGGGTGGGCAAAAAGGTTACGAGAAGGAAAAGTAGGGTCCGGGTTTTGATCAGCCGGAGCAGAGGTCGACGCAGTACGGCGAGCTTTACCCATGGTCAGGagagagaaaaaagaaaagagtCAAATAAAGATTACAAGAAAAGAACCTGGTGGAAAGCGGTGGCGAGGACGATGGAATCCGGCGAGGGAGAGAggaagggttttagagagaaggtggggggtttttaaattttaaaattaatgAAGTAAGGTAGGGAGTTCAGATTATAAAGGAGGAAAGAGGGGAGAAGCGCGAGAAATGAGGGGAAGAGATAGGGCAATGATGAGTACACAGGAAGATGTGCAAAAGGCGGCGCGAGGTTTGAAAATGATCTATAATTCCTTATTCGAGGCCTCGAGACATATCTCAGAAAGaattaggggcaaactgtttgggccaaaatACGCACCTTGCCTTAGTTGGGAGAAAGCCCATTTGATTTCGTCTAAAGAGCTGGGCCGTGGAAACTGTGCAAATACATAAGGCCCGTTAACAAAAGGAGCCCGTGCATTGAAGAGTTATCAGGAAGAATCCAGGGAGATTTCAGGGAGAATTCAGAGAGATTATGGAGATTAGCAGAAGAGGCTTCGTTTATGGAAAGAAGTGTGGTAGGACTAATATTCCTTACCATAAACGGAGTAGGAcacatctagggttcttaccctataaatagccaaggaaacaAGAAAGAAAGGCATTCAAGATCTCTCATACATACATAACACATTGTGCTAGCTAGCTTTACGTCTCGTTTTCATTGTACTCGTCCTCATATTAACAGCTAGTGCAATCCTTGGAAGGGTACTGTCCcttcccgcggttgtttcccacattgggttttccgcgtcacctaACCTTTATTTACGTCTTTAATCTCTTTATTTAGCATTAACATAAATATACAACCAACATACTACCAACatacaacgagtaagaccactttgacctcgcttaacctaattcggtagaaaattaccaaaacagGTTAGAATTAGCAAAATCGCTTGGGATACGGAGGCTTATTTTCCATATGGATAACTCCCCTTGCGTGAAAATGGTTAAAGAGGATCAACTGATGAGCAATAGTCTGAAATTTATCGTCACAAGATGTCAAGATTTTATCAAGGAGGAGCACTGGACAGTCAAGCTGGAGCATACTTATAGAGAGGCAAATAGAGCGGCGGATTTGTTAGCAAATAGGGGAGTGGATTCTAGTACCATTCCCACCTATTAAGATATACCGTTTAGTGAGCTGCGTTCCATCCTTCGGGAGGACATTTTTGGGGTTGCTATTCCCCGTGTAATAGCAAATAACTAGTTTTttcgaccaaaaaaaaaaatttacagtTATGACTTTTTAAAATTTTATGTGGCAGATTGAgaaattgttcaattttttttatttaatccggGCTTTTTTTTTATTAGAGAAACAAAGATGTAGGAAATTCtagaaaattaattaattaaaataatttgaaatatggtggttttatttacgtatatAAATAGTTACGTACAAACCGTCATTAGTTTTTAATATTTACGTACAAATCATAAACGTAATAGTTTACGTACGAAACATAAACATCGACGGTTATtcgttaattaattccttaatcttTTCTGTGGCTCCCGCATTTAATGATTTAAAAAAAACTTGATGTGAATGACGTGGACGCATAGAATTGCACTAAATGTTTCtgtatttataaagataagatttaTCATCCGACCTCTAAGCAATATATATTTGTTTAACCATTGTGAGAGGGGAGAGAAAGGAGGTGGGAGAAAAGGTTGGAAGGTATTTTTGTGAAGCTAACTCTCTCTATCTCTAAGGAAAAAAAAACTCTCTAATTTACTAAGATTGGATGCAAGATTCCATGAACGGTCTCCCGCCGGAGACCAATCTGAATCCAGCCATTCCCCCACAAGATGCATCCTTATCGGCCACTATGCCATCTGATTTCCCTCCTATCATTAAAAATTCTAAACGTAAAATACTTCATCTAAGCAAGTTCCTCACTGATAACTGCGGTCATGGGATGAGTTCGAATTCCCAGTCTACGGATTCTGAGATGGTTCCTGAAATCCAACGTAATACTATTTCCCCCGTCAAGTGTTTCAAAAGCATGGTGCAAGGCTTCGACTCTGAACCTCATGGTGATGATGACATTTCATGCTTAGAGGACCTCATGATTGACCTGATGATGACGTTGCGTCTGAATCAGAGAAAGATGACGATACTTGCCCTATTATTCATCTAACCAAGCAGGAGAAGGCAACCTTATGATTGCCTTAGAGACGTTATCTTATCATAAAAATGTTTGATAAATAAATTGGTTATCTTTTGCTAATGCGAAAACTCGAGGCCAAATGGTCGATTAAAGGAAATCTCAAGCTCACAGACCTAGGTTGCTCATACTATGCGAGCAGGGTCTCATCTAAGCAAGATTATGAACATGTAATCACCCAAGAGCCTTGGATGATTGATGGCCATTATCTTACAATCAGGAGATGGGTTCCTAATTTTATTCCGACGGAAGATAAATTACAATTTCTGACAGCATGGGTCTATATTACTAATCTTCCGGTAGAGTATTTTAATGAGGCCTTTCTCAAGAAGGTTGGTTCAAAAATTGGGACCGTCGTACGTATCGATAAGAACACTGCCGTGGCGGAAAGATGCCAGTTTACAAGACTAAGTGTGGAAATTAATATTGCTAAACCGCTTCTTTCTAAGTTTCGAATGAAGGGCAAAGTTTACCACATTCAATATGAAGGTCTTCGTATTATTTGTTTTAGTTGCGGTCGTTTAGGGCACATGTCTGAATCCTGTCCTAAATCAAGTTCTCCCATTGAGAAGGACACTGACATTCTTACAGAAGAACAACTTCTTACTGAGCTAAGTCCGGACACATTTCTGGCAGAGTCGGAAATTAACATTATGGCTGAGGATTCCCCTGCTTTCGGGGACTGGATTATGGTTAAGAAACCCTCCAGGAGGCGCACACAACCGAATTCAAACGCAGATTCCGCCCTaatttttaattttggtaagaaTAATAATCATGGCTCGAGATTTGATTTGCTATCTAATATTACCCATAATAGACCTGACTCTGATACGGTTATAACTCATAATCCTCTTACAATCGCTCCCGCTAGTCAATCAAAGCTCAATCGCAATATCATTAATTCTAAAgcttataaaaataataatactaCTATTATTCAATAAGCTATTCCTAATAATAAAGATTCTAGACATATTTCTAATTATCCTAAATCTATCCTTACCCGAAATAATACTCAAAATCATAATATTTTCCAAAAGAAACCCGTATCCAAAGCTCCTTTACCAAGTTAATCAACTGTTTTACAAAATATTACAAACTTACCA from Silene latifolia isolate original U9 population chromosome 2, ASM4854445v1, whole genome shotgun sequence encodes the following:
- the LOC141641431 gene encoding uncharacterized protein LOC141641431 yields the protein MRKLEAKWSIKGNLKLTDLGCSYYASRVSSKQDYEHVITQEPWMIDGHYLTIRRWVPNFIPTEDKLQFLTAWVYITNLPVEYFNEAFLKKVGSKIGTVVRIDKNTAVAERCQFTRLSVEINIAKPLLSKFRMKGKVYHIQYEGLRIICFSCGRLGHMSESCPKSSSPIEKDTDILTEEQLLTELSPDTFLAESEINIMAEDSPAFGDWIMVKKPSRRRTQPNSNADSALIFNFGKNNNHGSRFDLLSNITHNRPDSDTVITHNPLTIAPASQSKLNRNIINSKAYKNNNTTIIQ